In the genome of Fibrobacter sp. UBA4297, the window AGGCCTTTGGGTATTTAAGGCTCCCCGTTTGGTTTAGGGGAGTTATGGATTAGGAATCCTTTTAGCGAGAGATACGGACAGACTTCACGGCGCCATTCTGGACAGAGCGGAGCATGTAGATGCCATTGTTCTTGACATCGCTAGAGCTCTTGAGAATCTGGACTGCTTCGCCCATGGAGTAAGCGTTCATGCGGCCAAGACGGACACCGTTTGCATCGAAGACGTCGTAGCTGCCAATTCTCGAAGCCTGATACTGGATTTGCGGCTTGATGGAAATCGGACCCGGTTCATCACCTCCCTGACCCGGATTGTCGCCACCCGGATTGTCGGCAACTTCACCCTTCACGAAGTTGATATAGTCGATGTCGAAGTACTGCTGAGTCACATCCATGCGGAGCACGTGCTTACCAGCCGGGAGTGTCACCTTCTTCTTTACGTCGGAGAATTCATCGTAGCTTGTGCCAGTGACTTCGAATTCAGCGAGAGACTTGCCATCGAGGGAGAGCGTAAATGCGCCCGTGCCTTCGGTTGCAACAGAAGCTACTGCGGTGTAGTCGCCAGCTTCGGCAATGTTGATGGTGTATTCGTACCAGTCACCCGTAGTGTTGTAGCCGAGAGCAACGCCAGTAGCCTTCTTGTAAAGGTCTGCACCGGTATCCTTGCGGTAGTCAGAGTCGCCATGGTTTTCGAAATCGTCGCCATAGGATTCATTGCTCGTACCGTCTTCGTTCTTGCCCTGGCCCGGCTTATCGAAATCTTCGACTTCAATCTTGCCCGGAACAGCGAGAGCTTCGCCCTTGAACGGTTCCTGCGGAACAGGGTCAACCGGAGTGAGAACACCTGTATTGAGGCCAGTCGTGTTCACGCCCTTGTTGCTCTTGAGGTACTCCCTCATCCACTTCAAAGCGGCGCGGTCCTGGCCATTCTTGACAATGCCGGAGCAGCCACTCGCAGTGCCGTTACAGTCGAGCCAAGTGCGACCATAAATGTAGCCCCAGATGGTAATGCCGGCAATGTGTTCGTTTTCCATGAAGTGAGAAATCTGTTCGGAGTAGCACTGCTTCTGGATATTGTCGTCGGTAGTTGCAATGTCGTATTCGCTGATGAACATCGGGGTCTGGGTCTTGTCCCAAATTTCCTTGAGCACACTCTTAAGGGTGTTGATGTTCAAGCAGACGCCGCCGCCACCGGTACCACCAGCGCCACCGCCCTGGCTCATCATGTCGTGGGCCTGCAAGCCGTATGCGTCAACCGGAGCACCGTTTTTCTTGATGGTCTGGATAAGCTGAATGCCCTGATCCTTGTTCCACTGGACGGTATTATAGTCGTTATAGATAAGGATTGCCTT includes:
- a CDS encoding endo-1,4-beta-xylanase, whose product is MKSKYLKGLLAAALLGGAVSSYAGPGLADGAAKFIGNITQSNSVGSDFTALWNQATAENGCKWGSVEGTRGRYNWGACDAAYNWAKQNGGHFKFHALVWGSQYPNWLNGLSTDETKKAITAWFDAVKEHYPDLEMIDVVNEAIRTGNNSYHSPYGKNNNIIPALGGDNGGNYQFVTTAFKMARERWPKAILIYNDYNTVQWNKDQGIQLIQTIKKNGAPVDAYGLQAHDMMSQGGGAGGTGGGGVCLNINTLKSVLKEIWDKTQTPMFISEYDIATTDDNIQKQCYSEQISHFMENEHIAGITIWGYIYGRTWLDCNGTASGCSGIVKNGQDRAALKWMREYLKSNKGVNTTGLNTGVLTPVDPVPQEPFKGEALAVPGKIEVEDFDKPGQGKNEDGTSNESYGDDFENHGDSDYRKDTGADLYKKATGVALGYNTTGDWYEYTINIAEAGDYTAVASVATEGTGAFTLSLDGKSLAEFEVTGTSYDEFSDVKKKVTLPAGKHVLRMDVTQQYFDIDYINFVKGEVADNPGGDNPGQGGDEPGPISIKPQIQYQASRIGSYDVFDANGVRLGRMNAYSMGEAVQILKSSSDVKNNGIYMLRSVQNGAVKSVRISR